CGTTCCGGAATAGCGCGCTCGGGGTAGGAGGTGCGTTTATATTCCATGAAGCCAGTTGGTTTACCCATACATGGCCTCCTTTTCGGTAATATTTAATTCTTTCATTTTCTTTCTCACGCCAGCAATAGCGGCTTTATAATCTTTAGGCATAACTCGTACAAAATTGCCTATTTCATTTTTTAAATTATCCAATATTTTTTTACCAACTGTACTGCCTGTATATTGAACATGGTTTGTTAGAAGCGTTTTTAAAGTTTCTAAATCTTCGGGCTCGTCACAGGGTTCCATTTCTACCATTTCGGTGTTGCAATTGATGGAAAAGCTTTTATCGGCATCGTAGACATACGCAATGCCTCCGCTCATACCGGCACCAAAATTACGTCCGGTTTTACCCAGTACCACCACGCGGCCACCAGTCATGTATTCACAGCCATGGTCGCCCACACCTTCTACAACGGTAACAGCACCGCTGTTGCGTACGCAAAAACGTTCGCCGGCAACTCCTCTAAAATAGGCTTCACCACCCGTTGCGCCATACAACACCACATTGCCTACCACCATGTTGGCTTCGGGCACAAAGGGCGCTTTTTTATCGGGATACACAATCACTTTGCCGCCCGATAAACCTTTGCCCACGTAATCGTTAGCATCACCTTCTAATTCAAGCGTGATGCCTTTGGGAACAAAAGCTCCAAAACTTTGTCCGGCAGAGCCTTTAAAATTAAAGTGGATGGTATCGTTTGCAAGTCCTTCGCCACCATAACGTTTGGTGAGCTCGTGGCCCAACATGGTACCGGTGGTGCGGTTACGGTTGTTGATGGTAAATTCGGCGCGCACTTGCTTTTTACTGTCTAAAGCAGGGGCTGCTTTTTTAATAAGATCATTATCTAAAACTTTATCTAAACCATGATCTTGCTCAATCACCTTGCGTACAGGCACTTTATTAGCAAGTGCAGGGCGATGGAAAATTTTGGAATAATCTAGGCCTTTGGCTTTGTAATGAAGAATTGCCTGATTGAGATCTAATTTATCCACGCGGCCAATCATGTCGTCTACGGTTCTAAAACCAAGCTCGGCCATAATTTCGCGTAATTCTTGCGCCACAAATTTAAAAAAGCGCACAGCGTATTCGGGTTTTCCAATAAATTTTTTGCGTAATTCCGGATTTTGCGTGGCAATACCAGCAGGACAGGTATCGAGATGACAGACACGCATCAGAATACAACCCATGGTTACAAGAGGAGCCGTAGAAAATCCAAATTCTTCAGCTCCTAAAAGAGCGCCAATAGCCACATCGCGGCCCGTTTTTAACTGACCGTCAACTTCTACGCGGATGCGGTCACGCAATTTATTAGTCACAAGCGTTTGCTGTGTTTCGGCTAAACCCAATTCCCACGGGATACCGGCGTGCTTAATGCTGGTAAGAGGAGAAGCACCCGTTCCGCCGTCGTAACCCGAAATAAGCACTAAATCGGCGTGCGCTTTAGCCACACCAGCGGCTACTGTTCCTACACCCACTTCCGAAACAAGTTTTACCGAAATCCCGGCTTTAGGATTTGAATTTTTTAAATCAAAAATAAGCTGAGCCAAATCTTCGATGGAATAAATGTCGTGATGCGGAGGAGGCGAAATAAGACCCACATACGGCGTAGAGTGACGTACTTTGGCAATCCAGGGCCAAACTTTTTTTCCAGGCAATTGTCCGCCTTCGCCGGGCTTAGCGCCTTGTGCCATCTTAATTTGAATTTCGTCGGCCTCAGTTAAGTAATGGCTTGTTACACCAAAACGGCCGCTGGCTACTTGTTTAATTCGGCTGCGTTTTAAATCGCCATTAGCCGCTGGCACAAAACGAGCAGGATCTTCGCCACCTTCACCGGTGTTTGATTTGCCGCCAATGCGATTCATGGCAATAGCTAGCCCCTCATGAGCTTCGGCACTAATAGAACCAAACGACATAGCACCCGTTTTAAAACGTTTTAAAATAGATTCAATAGGCTCTACTTGCTCAATAGGGATAGGACTTTGATTCACAAACTTCATCAAGCCACGCAAAGTGCATAAATGTTCCGATTGATCGTTAATGAGTTTGGCGTATTCTTTATACGTGCCGTAATTATCTTGGTGTGTGGCGTGCTGAAGCTTGGCCACCGTATCGGGATTAAAAAGATGATAATTTCCCGTACGCCGCCATTGGTATTCGCCGCCTTCTTCCAATTTATAAATACCAGCATAGCGTTTAGGAAATGCTTTGGCGTGGCGCATGCCAATTTCTTTGGCTAACACATCAAAGCCAACACCTTCAATACGGGTAGCAGTGTTGGTAAAATACGCATCAATCACTTCGCGATTTAAACCAACAGCTTCAAAAATTTGAGCGCCTCTGTAACTTTGAATGGTAGAAATACCCATTTTAGACATCACCTTCACGATGCCTTTTTTAACGGCCTTTTTAAAATTAAGAACGGCTTTTTTGTGATCGAGTCCTGTTACAATTTGCCCCGCAATCATGTCATCAAAAGTTTCAAAAGCCACATACGGGTTAATAGCAGCAGCACCATAACCCAACAAAAGAGCAAAGTGGTGCACTTCGCGTGGTTCGCCCGATTCAAGCACTAAACCGGTTTTTACACGAAGACCTTCTTTCACTAAAAAGTGATGGAGGCCTGCTGTGGCCATTAAAGAAGGAATAGGGGCTAAGGTATCCGAAATACCGCGGTCGGATAAAATAAGGATATTGCTGCCGGTCTCAATAGCTTTTTTGGCATCAGAAAAAAGTTGATCCATGGCGGCCCTTAAACCTTGGGCGCCTTTAGAAACTTCAAATAAAATAGGAAGCGTTTTTGATTTAAATCCTTGGTAAGGATTTTTTTCGAGAGCCACCAGTTTAGCAAATTCATCATTGTCTAAAATTGGATTGCTAATTTTAATTTGGTGACAGTTTTCGGGAGTAGGTTCTAGTAAATTTTTTTCGGCACCAATGGTGGTATCCATGGATGTAACCAATTCTTCACGGATCGCATCGAGTGGCGGGTTAGTAACCTGAGCAAATAATTGCTTAAAATAAAAAAACAGTGATTGTGGTTTTTCAGATAAGACAGCCAGTGAGGTATCGGTTCCCATAGAACCCATGCCTTCCTCACCGTTCACAATCATAGGTGTGAGTAAGATTTTAATATCTTCATCGGTGTAGCCAAACAAATTTTGCTTTTTAAGCAAAGTAGAATGGTCGGGCTGCGGATCGTGCGAAGATGCGGGTAAATCGTCTAGTGCTACTAAATGTTTTTTGAGCCATTCCCCATAAGGCTGTTTGCGCACCAACTCATTTTTAATTTCTTCGTCTTCAATAATGCGTCCTTTTACCGTGTCCACCAAAAACATACGGCCGGGTTGCAGACGTCCTTTTTTAACCACTGTTTCAGGTGCAATATCATCTAAAACACCCACTTCACTGGCTAAAATGACTAAATCATCTTTGGTTACATAAAAACGTCCGGGGCGTAATCCGTTACGATCAAGCACAGCACCAGCCATGTGACCATCGGTAAAACCGATATAGGCGGGACCATCCCAGGGTTCCATAAGGGAAGCGTGATATTCGTAAAAATCTTTTTTATCTTGCGGCATGGTTTTATGCCCGCTCCAGGCTTCAGGAATCATCATCATGATGGCATGAGGAAGCGAATAACCGCTGTGCACCAATACTTCTAATGCATTATCAAAAATAGCCGAGTCGGAATAACCTTCGGAAACAATGGGCAATATTTTTTCAAGTTCGTTGCCAAAGTTTTTAGATTCAAACATGGCCTCACGAGCCCGCATCCAGTTAATGTTGCCGCGTAGAGTATTAATTTCACCGTTGTGGCAAATAAAACGGAACG
This is a stretch of genomic DNA from bacterium. It encodes these proteins:
- the gltB gene encoding glutamate synthase large subunit → MNELERRKIAESNDGLYNTSLDKDSCGVALMVQMKGIASHDIVSKALTALENLEHRGACGCEENTGDGAGILIQMPHALNVAVAKENNIDLPEKGKYASGLIFLSGKLASERDKTREMLKRIVIENGQTLLGFRQIPIDDSMIGPTAREPMPHFEQVFIGVGDKGPNLPGTFEEAFERRLYIIRKTFEKTVKNSTLVDKASVYIPSLSSRIFIYKGMLISHQVRPFFKDLTNPLLQSAIALVHSRFSTNTFPRWELAQPFRFICHNGEINTLRGNINWMRAREAMFESKNFGNELEKILPIVSEGYSDSAIFDNALEVLVHSGYSLPHAIMMMIPEAWSGHKTMPQDKKDFYEYHASLMEPWDGPAYIGFTDGHMAGAVLDRNGLRPGRFYVTKDDLVILASEVGVLDDIAPETVVKKGRLQPGRMFLVDTVKGRIIEDEEIKNELVRKQPYGEWLKKHLVALDDLPASSHDPQPDHSTLLKKQNLFGYTDEDIKILLTPMIVNGEEGMGSMGTDTSLAVLSEKPQSLFFYFKQLFAQVTNPPLDAIREELVTSMDTTIGAEKNLLEPTPENCHQIKISNPILDNDEFAKLVALEKNPYQGFKSKTLPILFEVSKGAQGLRAAMDQLFSDAKKAIETGSNILILSDRGISDTLAPIPSLMATAGLHHFLVKEGLRVKTGLVLESGEPREVHHFALLLGYGAAAINPYVAFETFDDMIAGQIVTGLDHKKAVLNFKKAVKKGIVKVMSKMGISTIQSYRGAQIFEAVGLNREVIDAYFTNTATRIEGVGFDVLAKEIGMRHAKAFPKRYAGIYKLEEGGEYQWRRTGNYHLFNPDTVAKLQHATHQDNYGTYKEYAKLINDQSEHLCTLRGLMKFVNQSPIPIEQVEPIESILKRFKTGAMSFGSISAEAHEGLAIAMNRIGGKSNTGEGGEDPARFVPAANGDLKRSRIKQVASGRFGVTSHYLTEADEIQIKMAQGAKPGEGGQLPGKKVWPWIAKVRHSTPYVGLISPPPHHDIYSIEDLAQLIFDLKNSNPKAGISVKLVSEVGVGTVAAGVAKAHADLVLISGYDGGTGASPLTSIKHAGIPWELGLAETQQTLVTNKLRDRIRVEVDGQLKTGRDVAIGALLGAEEFGFSTAPLVTMGCILMRVCHLDTCPAGIATQNPELRKKFIGKPEYAVRFFKFVAQELREIMAELGFRTVDDMIGRVDKLDLNQAILHYKAKGLDYSKIFHRPALANKVPVRKVIEQDHGLDKVLDNDLIKKAAPALDSKKQVRAEFTINNRNRTTGTMLGHELTKRYGGEGLANDTIHFNFKGSAGQSFGAFVPKGITLELEGDANDYVGKGLSGGKVIVYPDKKAPFVPEANMVVGNVVLYGATGGEAYFRGVAGERFCVRNSGAVTVVEGVGDHGCEYMTGGRVVVLGKTGRNFGAGMSGGIAYVYDADKSFSINCNTEMVEMEPCDEPEDLETLKTLLTNHVQYTGSTVGKKILDNLKNEIGNFVRVMPKDYKAAIAGVRKKMKELNITEKEAMYG